In Epinephelus moara isolate mb chromosome 9, YSFRI_EMoa_1.0, whole genome shotgun sequence, a genomic segment contains:
- the nrarpa gene encoding notch-regulated ankyrin repeat-containing protein A, with protein sequence MSQADVSTCSAPQRVFQEAVKKGNTKELHSLLQNMTNCEFNVNSFGPEGQTALHQSVIDGNLELVKLLVKFGADIRLANREGWSALHIAAFGGHQDIVLYLITKAKYSSGAR encoded by the coding sequence ATGAGCCAGGCGGATGTGTCGACTTGCTCCGCGCCGCAGAGAGTTTTCCAGGAGGCGGTGAAGAAGGGCAACACCAAGGAGCTGCACTCTTTGCTGCAAAACATGACAAACTGCGAGTTCAACGTCAACTCCTTCGGGCCAGAAGGACAGACGGCCCTGCACCAGTCTGTCATAGACGGCAACCTGGAGCTGGTAAAACTGCTGGTGAAGTTTGGTGCAGATATCCGACTGGCCAACAGGGAAGGGTGGAGCGCTTTACACATCGCCGCCTTCGGGGGCCACCAAGACATTGTGCTATACCTCATCACCAAGGCCAAGTACTCCTCTGGCGCCCGGTga